The Eubacterium sp. MSJ-33 genomic sequence CCATAAGTGCATCAACGAAGTTTGATTATTTTCCTTATGAAATTGCAGAATACCAAAAACAAATGCCTGTGGCAGAATTTATGGAAGATTTGAAGCCAGGGTGTGAAATATGGAGAGTAATTTGTGAGTTGGAAGAGCTATCGGAAAGTTCAGAGATTTTGTATAGACCTTATTGTACCTTAAGTCCCGGAGAGCGTACAAAGATATTACTTGCAGTTTTGTTTTCACAGGAAAATGAGTTTTTATTAATTGATGAACCGACGAATCATCTTGACCAAAATGCAAGGGAGTGTGTGAAGGTGTATTTAGCTTCTAAAAAGGGTTTTATAATGGTTTCTCATGACAGAGATTTGTTGGATGCATGCACAGATCATTGTCTGGTATTGAATCGTTGCAGTATCGAAGTACAAAATGGTAATTTTTCGGTCTGGTGGGAGAATAAGCAACGTAAAGATATATTTGCGATAGCACAAAATGAGAAACACCGAAAGGAGATTCAAAAGTTGAACCATGCGGCAGAACAGGTTGCTAAGTGGGCAGATAAAAATGAACGCACCAAAATAGGATTTGATCCGATAAAAGAACATGACAGATGCTTAAGCACAAGAAGTTTTATAGGAGCCAAAACAAAAAAGATGCAGAGTCGTGTAAAGCAGATGGAAAAACGAATTGAAAGAGAGATTGAGGAAAAGGAGGGTCTTTTAGAAGATATAGAATATCCTAAAGATTTAAAGTTGTTTCAGCTTGTTCATTACAAAAATAGTCTTGTTAATGTAAAAGAGTATAGTTTGCAATATAAAGACTCAGATAAACCAGTGTTTCAAGGGCTGTCTTTTGACATTAAAAAGGGTGATCGTGTTGTATTATCCGGGAAAAATGGAAGTGGAAAGACAACAATTATTAGAAAAATCCTAGAAAAATGTAATTCCAATATAGGTGTTTGTATAATTGAAGAAGGACTATGTGAGGTGGCAAGTGGTCTTGTTATTTCATATGTTGGTCAGGAAACAATCGGACTTAAAGGTAATGTTACAAATTATTGTAAAACGCATGATTTGGATAGGAGTTTATTTTGTACCATACTTCGGCAGCTTGATTTTGGACGAGAGCAGTTTACTAAAAATATGGAAACTTACTCGGAAGGCCAGAAAAAGAAAGTTTTGTTGGCGACTAGTTTACTTACACCGGCACACCTTTATATTTGGGATGAACCATTAAATTACATTGATATTTTTTCGCGGATGCAGTTAGAAAGATTAATTTTAAAGTATGAGCCAACCATGCTATTTGTTGAACATGACAGGAAATTTTGCGAAAAAATAGCAACTAAGGTAATTGAATTATAATTTGAAAGGAGATTTGCTTTATGAAAAATATATTTGTTGAAGGTATTCAAGGATCAGGAAAAAGCACGCTGATAAATAATATTGTGAAGTTTAATCCTGAGTTACATGTATGTAGGGAAGGAGATTATTCTCCGATAGAATTGGCTTGGTGTGCTTTAATGTCGAAGAAGGAATATGAGGCTGTTTTGCAAAAATACAATTCGATAAGGGATGAAATTATAAAAAATACAGTTAGGGAACAAGAGAATTATATCATTACTTACACTAGGATAATTACGGATATTCCGGGATTTTATAAAGATTTGGAGAATTATGAAGTCTATAATGGGCGAAAAACTTTGGCGGAGCTAAAGGAAATTATAGTAACAAGGTTTAAAAATTTTACAGATACAGGATATTTATTTGAATGTTCTTTCTTTCAAAATGTAATAGAGGATTTAATTTTGTTTCATATGCTTAGTGATGAAGAAATTATAGAGTTCTATCGCAATTTATTTAGGTGCATTGATGCAAAGAAGTTTATATTATTTTATCTCTATAGTGATAAGTTGGAAGAGAATATTAAAATAATTCAAAAAGAACGCTGTGATGAGAATGGAAATGAGTTATGGTATCAGATGATGTTAGAATATTTGGTGAACTCTCCCTATGGGAGGAAACATGAATGTAGTGCTTTTGAGGATATGATCAGTCATTTTAAACACAGGCAAGAGTTAGAATTACGTATAGTAAAAGAAATAATAGGTAAAAATGCAGTTATTCTTCCAGCTAAAGAATATGATGTAAATCAAATTAGAACTTTGATTGGTTTTCATAATAAAATCAGTTATAATATAAGGCATATGAACAACAAGGAAATAGCATTGCTAGATGATTTCCTGTATGAAGCAATTTTCATTCCAGAAGGTGTAGATGCACCGCCAAAAGAGATTATAAATGCACCGGAATTACAGATTTATGTGCAGGATTTTGGCAAGCAGGAAGGAGATATTTGTTTTGTTGCTGAAGTTGACAAAAAGATAGTCGGTGCTGTCTGGGTTCGTAATATGGATGATTATGGACATGTAGAAGATGGTGTTCCGTCTTTTGCCATATCGTTATATAGAGAGTATCGAGGTCTTGGGATTGGAACTATGCTGATGAAACGGATGTTGGAAGAGTTAAAAGAAAGAGGGTATCAGAAAACTTCCTTGGCAGTACAGAAAGCAAACTATGCAGTGAAGATGTACAAAAATGTTGGCTTCGAGATTATTGATGAAAACGAAGAAGAATATATTATGATGTACGTGTTTCGGTAATACATAGGTAAGCAATAAAATGGATAGTAAAATGGTTCAATGTATGCGGAGAAAGTCTGATATGGAAAAGAAATGATTAACTGAAAATAGCACGATAATAACACATATTGTTGATGTCAACAATATGTTCATATCAGAATTGCGGACAATTTTTTTGACCGCAAAATGGATGGAGGAGCTTTATGGAAGAAGATAAAAAGAAAGATGAAATTGCAGTAATTGAGATTAATGAAGAATTTATGAAACAAAAATTGTATGAGTTTCGAGGATGCAAAGTTTTATTAGATGCAGATTTGGCTGAAGTATATGGATATGAACTTAAGGCGTTTAATCAGCAGGTAAAAAGAAATATAGAAAGATTTCAAAATGACATGATGTTTCAATTATCTGATGATGAAGTGGAATATTTGCGGTCACAATTTGTGACCGCAAATATAAGTAGCAAATCCCGCAGCAATCCTTATGTTTTTACGGAACAAGGTGTATACATGTTAATGACTGTACTAAAAGGAAAACTTGCGGTAAGACAAAGTATTGCATTGGTAAGAACCTTTAAGAAAATGAAAGATTACATATTAGAAAATCGAGATCTTATTGGTCAGCGGGAAATTCTTCAGTTAAGCATGGAAACTGCTAACAACAGAATCGAAATTAACAAAATCAACTCAGATATGATATCTCTGGAAAAGCAGATTTCAGATGTTGCAGAAGGGCTGAAAGATGTGATAACAAAATCTGAGTTGGCTGATATGATGAACAGCTTTGTTTCAGATGATGATGAAAGGGTTTTCTTATGTGGTGCTTCATCAAAAGATGCCGGGGCACGAATAACCAGTATTGTTGAAGATTATGGAATATTTAAATATGCCCCGGTTATTGCCACGTTGTTGAAAAATCCGACTTTGATTTTACCACAATAGAGTGAAAGATAATGTAAATTTGTAGTATTATCTGCATCATTTTAGTATAATACACCTTAAGATAGCGAAGTATTACTACGTCTGGTATGAATTCATATATGATATTGGTTATCAGGATATTGTGATTTAAGGAGGCAAAATGAATTATTTATTAGAAATCGTTATTTTTAATGTTGTTATTTTCACAATTTGTGGGATTAATATGGCGAAGAAGGGCAAGCTTGGTATGATACAGGAATACCCAAAGGCGATACAGGATCGATGCAGAGAGCTTGGATTGATTCAGGAAAGTTCCGGGAAACTTACGAAGAAAGCTACGATAGGAAAAATTGGATTTTTTATTGGATACATATTTTTGCAGACAGCATTGGCGTATTTCATCGGCGGTGCACGCACATTTTTCGAGGGATGGTTTCATGGATATATCATGTGGATAGCAGAGATGTGGTTTGATGCATTGGTAGTGGATTGTTTGTGGTTTTGCCATAGCAAGAAAATGATAATTCCGGGAACTGAGGATTTGGTGGATGCCTACCATGATTATTGGCATCATATCAAATATGCAGTGATTGGAATGTTCAGTCAGGCAGTGATTGCTCTGCCGGTAGGACTTTTGGTAATGTGGATGTCAGCGAGATAAAGATAGAGGGCTTTCCGAGGTGTCAGGAAGCCCTTTTATAGTATTGCTAATTACGAGGTAGGTGCGGCATAACTCACATTGATTTCACTCCATTGAATCCAGATGGATGTGTTATTTGAACAGTTCATTGCATATCAACCTGCAGAGTTATAGTTACTATCATAGTATGCATAAATGGGGGATATGGATAGATATAAGGATTAAAAATTGCGAATTGGAATTTGTATGATATAATTTAGATTATAGATATTGAGATTATGTAATTAATGTGGAATAGCTTGTAGTATATATTCGATTATGATACAATATCCGAAAAATCGGAAAAACAAAAAAGGGACTAATAAATGGAAATATATGAAAAAATTTTTTCAAGGCTAGAAGAATTGCATATGAGCCAAACAGAACTATCGAAACGAACAGGGATTGCAACTAGCACAATTAGTGATTGGCGAAAGAAAAAGATTAATCCGCAATCAGATAAATTAGTTCCTATTTGCAAAGCTCTTGATGTATCATTGGTGGATTTGTTGTGTAATGAAGATGATAGAAATAACAAGGTATTAGTAAAGACAGATAATGCCAGTGAGATGATAATAATAGAAGAAATATCAAATGCATCCGAAGATATAAAAAACAAGGTATTCCAATATTTCAGATTATTATCTATACGTGATAATTTTACGGAGCAGGAGAAAGTGTCAAAGGATAAAAGAAATATTTCAATTATTCAGGATGTGGATGGGAAAAATATTGTTCTTATAAATGATATTCGTTTTAAATCAAGAAGAAATATTGATTGGGATGAGATAGAGAAAATATTAAGACAATATATTGGAGAATTTTATGAAATATACCAGACTGCTGAAAAAGTGTATATTGGAACAGATTTTCCAGACGAGTACACACATTCTAAATATACAAAAGCTATAAAAGGCGCTAATGAAAAAGCAAAGGCTAATGCAATTACAGCTATAGGTGAACTGATATCAATTGCCGACAATAAAATTGAATATCCGGATTATGAAGGACGGCATGGTAATAAAGCCAAAAACGGATGGTATCGGTATGATACAAGATTTGGAATTCCAATCTATGATGAAAGCGGAGAAATAGAAAGATATAATATTTTCCGAGCAAGATTGTTAATTCGATGTAATGAGAAAAAACAATTATTTTTATATGATATAATTCAAATAAAAAAAGAAACGAGCACGCCGCTTGAGTAAAAACTGTACGGTAGAAAACTTCGTTTCTTTTGTTGAAGTTTACTATATAAATATCAAATTGTCAATTATATTTTTAGAAGTGAATAACCAATCATGAACTACGAAAACATTTTACAATTTAAAGGAACATGGCGTGTGTATCAGGCACGAGTGCTGGATCGGGCGGAGCATTATGTGCGGGATGGCAAGATCCATATCGTGGCGGCTCCGGGTTCGGGAAAGACTACGCTTGGAATTGAACTGATACGCAGGCTGCAGGGAACGGCGCTCGTGCTTGTGCCGACCATTACGATCCGGGAGCAGTGGATCGCGCGGATCAAAGAAGCATTTTTGTGTGATGGTGTGGACGCTGATGCATATTTGTCACAGAGTCTGAAAGAACCGCGGGCGATCACAGTGACTACATATCAGGCACTGCACAGTGCTATGACGCAGATACAGGATGGAGAGGAAGATTATCAGGGATTTTCCCTGTTTCAGGTCTTGCAGGATGCAAAGGTAGATACACTTTGTCTCGACGAATGCCATCATCTGCGAAGCGAGTGGTGGAAATCTCTGGAAAGCTTGAAGGAGAAGCTGATCGATGTGACAACAATCGCACTTACAGCGACACCGCCATATGATTCGACACCTGCCATGTGGAACCGCTATATCGCGATGTGCGGCGAGATTGATGAGGAGATCACGACGCCGGAGCTGGTGAAGGAGGGAAGTCTCTGTCCGCATCAGGATTATGTGTATTTCAATTATCCGACGAAACAGGAAGAAGCGGAAGTGATACGGTATATGCAGGCACATCCGGACTGTGAGGAGTTAGATCCGAAGATAGAGAAGCATCTGACGAATTCCCTTGGGAAGATTGAAAGCATCCGCCAGATTACACAGCATGAATATGCATCACTTCATGGAAGGCTGCATATGCTGATCCTTACGGATTACATACGGAAGGAACATGAAAAATCAATCGGTAACCGGGAAGCAGATGTGAATCTGCTCGGGGTGCTGCCACTCTTTGAGAATCTTCGACGGGATGCGCAGGATATGTGGTCGGACATGCGACTTGGTGTGTTATGTGGAAGCATTATTGTGATACCCGCCGAGGCGAAGGATACGCTAATAAAAACTGTGGGTGATGCAGGCACGGTAACATTCTCGAAGCTTGGAAGTCTGCCGGAGACTGAGTATGTAAAGGTATCCACAGTTGGTGACTCGCATTTCCTGATACCAGCGGTGACACAGTTATTTGCAGATGGATATATTCAGGTGTTGATCGGTACAAAATCGTTGCTTGGCGAAGGCTGGGATTCCCCGTGCATCAATTCCCTGATTCTTGCAAGTACCGTTGGTTCGTTTATGCTCAGTAACCAGATGCGTGGCAGAGCCATCCGCACATGGGACAGGGAACCGGATAAGACAAGCAATATCTGGCATCTGGTATGCTTAAAACCGTGGTATGAGAGTTCTTTCGGGACGAAACCGGAGACGAGCGAGGATTACCGGATGCTCACCAGACGAATGGAACATTTCTTAGGTCTGCACTACACGGAGGATGTGATTGAAAATGGGCTTGCGCGGCTGTCGATCATACAGAAACCATTTACAAAGGCGAATGTCGCGAACATGAATGCCACAATGCTTGCCTTATCTAAGGAGCGGAGCCGCTTACGGGAGCGCTGGAGCCGTTCGCTTACGATCTATCCGAAGATGGAGGTCGTGACAGAGGTGAAGGTGCGGGATAAAGCGGTGCCAAGGGCGGCGTTTCATGATGCGGTAGTAAAGATGATATTCTCGATATTCCTGTTGTGTGCTGCGTGGTATATGGCGGCGCAGACAGGTGCGAAAACCGGGAGTGCGTGGCTTGGAACGCTAGCCGGAATATTTACGTTGGCGGGACTGGGGATGCTTTCATACTGCTTCCCGAAGATGTTTATGCTTGGAAGTCCGTACGAACGGTTGAAGACATTTGGCAAGGGAATCCGGAAGGCACTGGAGAAGCAGAAGCTTTTGGATATGCCGGACAGTACGGTTGTGACGGAGACGCCGGAGGCGTATAAACATGTCGTATATCTGCAGGGCGGAAGCGGGAGAGATGGCGCGCTTTTTTCCCGGTGTGTGAATGAGTTTTTTGCACCGGTTGAGAATCAGAAATACATCTTAGTCAAGCATGGAAGACAAAGAAGCAATGACCGTTTCTTTGCAGTGCCGGATTGTTTTTCGGCGAAGAAGGAACAGGCGGAGCAGTTTGCTGATTGCATGCGTCCATATATTGGCGCGTATGATTGTGTTTATACGCGGGCAGGACAGGGTAATGTTTTGCTGCAGGAGGCACAGAAGGTTGCCTATGCGAATCAGGAAGCACGCTGCAGTATGCGGCGGAAGGTAACAGGAAGAAAGTAGAAAGTTAAGGGAGCGATATCTTTTGGTATCGCTCCCTTTTTATTGTGACAGTGGGACACTCTTCGAGACAGAAGAAGCGTCCCTGATTGGGATTACCATATTTTCAAAGGCGTGCCGCATCTTCGGATGCCGGATCAGAAAATGAATCGCGGGTGTTTTGTTTTTGGATACAAGTACCCATTTTCCTTCATGAATGTAGATCTGGACGTTGCGAAAGGCAGAAGCTGTATTTTCAACAATATGATAGTTAGAATTATGCTTCCGGTATTCGTGAACCAGTTGTAAGTGTTCTGTATAATCCTCCCAACGGTAAAGAATCTCCTTTTCATAGAATAAGCCGGAAAGTGGGAGAACCATTGGTGACTGCTCAAATTCCT encodes the following:
- the abc-f gene encoding ribosomal protection-like ABC-F family protein encodes the protein MAQISINNLTFGYEGSFDYIFENVSFSIDTNWKLGFIGRNGKGKTTFLNLLLGKYQFTGSISASTKFDYFPYEIAEYQKQMPVAEFMEDLKPGCEIWRVICELEELSESSEILYRPYCTLSPGERTKILLAVLFSQENEFLLIDEPTNHLDQNARECVKVYLASKKGFIMVSHDRDLLDACTDHCLVLNRCSIEVQNGNFSVWWENKQRKDIFAIAQNEKHRKEIQKLNHAAEQVAKWADKNERTKIGFDPIKEHDRCLSTRSFIGAKTKKMQSRVKQMEKRIEREIEEKEGLLEDIEYPKDLKLFQLVHYKNSLVNVKEYSLQYKDSDKPVFQGLSFDIKKGDRVVLSGKNGSGKTTIIRKILEKCNSNIGVCIIEEGLCEVASGLVISYVGQETIGLKGNVTNYCKTHDLDRSLFCTILRQLDFGREQFTKNMETYSEGQKKKVLLATSLLTPAHLYIWDEPLNYIDIFSRMQLERLILKYEPTMLFVEHDRKFCEKIATKVIEL
- a CDS encoding GNAT family N-acetyltransferase — translated: MSYNIRHMNNKEIALLDDFLYEAIFIPEGVDAPPKEIINAPELQIYVQDFGKQEGDICFVAEVDKKIVGAVWVRNMDDYGHVEDGVPSFAISLYREYRGLGIGTMLMKRMLEELKERGYQKTSLAVQKANYAVKMYKNVGFEIIDENEEEYIMMYVFR
- a CDS encoding ORF6N domain-containing protein; the encoded protein is MEEDKKKDEIAVIEINEEFMKQKLYEFRGCKVLLDADLAEVYGYELKAFNQQVKRNIERFQNDMMFQLSDDEVEYLRSQFVTANISSKSRSNPYVFTEQGVYMLMTVLKGKLAVRQSIALVRTFKKMKDYILENRDLIGQREILQLSMETANNRIEINKINSDMISLEKQISDVAEGLKDVITKSELADMMNSFVSDDDERVFLCGASSKDAGARITSIVEDYGIFKYAPVIATLLKNPTLILPQ
- a CDS encoding helix-turn-helix domain-containing protein, which translates into the protein MEIYEKIFSRLEELHMSQTELSKRTGIATSTISDWRKKKINPQSDKLVPICKALDVSLVDLLCNEDDRNNKVLVKTDNASEMIIIEEISNASEDIKNKVFQYFRLLSIRDNFTEQEKVSKDKRNISIIQDVDGKNIVLINDIRFKSRRNIDWDEIEKILRQYIGEFYEIYQTAEKVYIGTDFPDEYTHSKYTKAIKGANEKAKANAITAIGELISIADNKIEYPDYEGRHGNKAKNGWYRYDTRFGIPIYDESGEIERYNIFRARLLIRCNEKKQLFLYDIIQIKKETSTPLE
- a CDS encoding DEAD/DEAH box helicase; translation: MNYENILQFKGTWRVYQARVLDRAEHYVRDGKIHIVAAPGSGKTTLGIELIRRLQGTALVLVPTITIREQWIARIKEAFLCDGVDADAYLSQSLKEPRAITVTTYQALHSAMTQIQDGEEDYQGFSLFQVLQDAKVDTLCLDECHHLRSEWWKSLESLKEKLIDVTTIALTATPPYDSTPAMWNRYIAMCGEIDEEITTPELVKEGSLCPHQDYVYFNYPTKQEEAEVIRYMQAHPDCEELDPKIEKHLTNSLGKIESIRQITQHEYASLHGRLHMLILTDYIRKEHEKSIGNREADVNLLGVLPLFENLRRDAQDMWSDMRLGVLCGSIIVIPAEAKDTLIKTVGDAGTVTFSKLGSLPETEYVKVSTVGDSHFLIPAVTQLFADGYIQVLIGTKSLLGEGWDSPCINSLILASTVGSFMLSNQMRGRAIRTWDREPDKTSNIWHLVCLKPWYESSFGTKPETSEDYRMLTRRMEHFLGLHYTEDVIENGLARLSIIQKPFTKANVANMNATMLALSKERSRLRERWSRSLTIYPKMEVVTEVKVRDKAVPRAAFHDAVVKMIFSIFLLCAAWYMAAQTGAKTGSAWLGTLAGIFTLAGLGMLSYCFPKMFMLGSPYERLKTFGKGIRKALEKQKLLDMPDSTVVTETPEAYKHVVYLQGGSGRDGALFSRCVNEFFAPVENQKYILVKHGRQRSNDRFFAVPDCFSAKKEQAEQFADCMRPYIGAYDCVYTRAGQGNVLLQEAQKVAYANQEARCSMRRKVTGRK